One segment of Solanum lycopersicum chromosome 1, SLM_r2.1 DNA contains the following:
- the SLF1 gene encoding S-locus F-box protein type-1 (The RefSeq protein has 2 substitutions compared to this genomic sequence), translating into MENVEEKRMELLDELMIDILKRLPAKSLIRLKCVSKSLYSLINNPDFIFIHYNYDSFSNQFIFLKRYIEIEESTSEYSIYYNGKNMLALHSNDESFKCIAENIEYEDNYIGVNVAGVCNGILCICSYRGIVLYNPTLREFWKLLPSNLPLLDDLCPSKKINCCVDLATGIGFDTNTNDYKVVRILDPSNEFEDFDINSKFISKVEIYNLSTNCWRRLKDLECIIDSLHCSRVLFNRAYYWHGYLNIGHNCIVSFDFSTESFQKHAYPEDFDGNRSESLSVLNQNIALIYYSEFYSPDLLVEQSIDIWIMKRESWVMEFTVGPMLIKKLLLVWKNGTELMIESKEGKLVSCNFFFQSTKELHMSGVQNTLEAFVCKQSLISIKKESAKWS; encoded by the coding sequence ATGGAAAATGTGGAGGAGAAAAGGATGGAACTTCTCGATGAATTGATGATAGACATATTGAAGCGATTGCCAGCAAAATCGTTGATAAGATTAAAATGTGTATCCAAAAGTTTGTACTCATTGATAAATAACCCGGATTTCATCTTTATCCATTACAATTATGATTCTTTCTCTAATCAATTCATATTTCTCAAGCGCTACATCGAAATTGAGGAAAGCACCAGCGAGTACTCCATTTATTATAATGGTAAAAATATGTTAGCATTGCATTCAAATGATGAATCATTTAAATGTATAGCAGAAAATATAGAATATGAGGATAATTATATAGGTGTGAACGTTGCAGGTGTGTGTAATGGCATATTATGCATTTGTAGTTACAGGGGCATCGTTTTGTATAACCCAACGTTAAGAGAGTTTTGGAAACTCCTTCCTAGCAATCTCCCTCTTCTCGATGACTTATGTCCTAGTAAAAAGATCAACTGCTGTGTGGACCTAGCCACCGGAATCGGGTTTGACACTAACACTAATGATTATAAGGTTGTTAGAATCCTAGATCCCAGTAATGAATTCGAGGATTTTGATATTAACAGCAAGTTTATTAGTAAGGTAGAAATCTACAATCTCAGCACAAATTGTTGGAGAAGACTTAAGGATCTGGAATGCATAATAGATTCCTTACATTGTTCTCGTGTATTATTTAACAGAGCCTATTACTGGCATGGATATCTAAATATAGGTCATAATTGTATTGTTTCATTTGATTTTAGCACAGAGTCATTCCAAAAACATGCATATCCTGAGGATTTAGATGGTAATAGAAGTGAGAGTCTCTCCGTCTTGAACCAAAATATAGCTTTGATTTATTATAGTGAGTTCTATTCTCCGGATTTGTTAGTTGAACAATCTATTGATATATGGATAATGAAGAGAGAGTCCTGGGTAATGGAATTTACAGTTGGACCAATGCTCATAAAGAAACCTTTGTTGGTTTGGAAAAATGGCACAGAACTAATGATAGAAAGCAAAGAAGGAAAACTTGTGTCTTGTAACTTCTTTTTCCAATCGACCAAGGAACTTCATATGTCTGGTGTGCAAAACACACTGGAAGCTTTTGTTTGCAAACAGAGCTTGATTTCCATAAAGAAAGAAAGTGCCAAgtggtcttga